In a genomic window of Myxococcales bacterium:
- the nusA gene encoding transcription termination/antitermination protein NusA yields MATTQPQHTPAEPNLLQAIEMVARDKGIDKARLIKTVEEAILKAAQSVFGPTRELEARFNDETGQVDLFQYMTVVDDPSDDEREIALEDAEQAGLEAELGEELGFQIFWHPSDAKKAAQQDKDFGDILMVKQARSTFGRIAAQTAKQVLIQRVRDEERDLIYNEFKDKKGELIKGVVRRFEKGQNLIVDLGRTEGILPFREQTPRESYRPGDRIVALLKDIDREARGPQIILSRSDAKLVEKLFESEVPEIYEGIVRVVACAREAGARSKIAVASRDSDVDPVGACVGMKGSRVQAVVQELRGEKIDIVPYDRDPARFVCAAIQPAEVLKVIVDEADKRMELVVPDEKLSLAIGRKGQNVRLAAQLTAWKLDIISDTKFKQMEEEAIAQLQRLDGVSDAVARSMYRQGFRALEELLEASEEELVAIPGLGGAEAAEAIKASAEKTMERLRQERISNVASRTEPLTERDRLLFLRGVGERTVQLLEEAGYRTIEEILREDEDKLAIKTGLGIKKARALKQGAESFLANEWHEISDVLKRAQAPG; encoded by the coding sequence ATGGCGACGACTCAACCACAGCACACACCCGCCGAGCCCAACCTGCTCCAGGCCATCGAGATGGTCGCCCGCGACAAGGGCATCGACAAGGCACGCCTCATCAAGACGGTCGAGGAGGCCATCCTGAAGGCCGCCCAGTCCGTCTTCGGGCCCACGCGCGAGCTCGAGGCGAGGTTCAACGACGAGACCGGGCAGGTCGACCTGTTCCAGTACATGACCGTGGTGGACGACCCGTCGGACGACGAGCGCGAGATCGCCCTCGAAGACGCGGAGCAGGCCGGGCTCGAGGCGGAGCTGGGCGAGGAGCTCGGCTTCCAGATCTTCTGGCACCCGTCGGACGCGAAGAAGGCCGCCCAGCAGGACAAGGACTTCGGCGACATCCTCATGGTGAAGCAGGCGCGGTCGACCTTCGGTCGCATCGCGGCGCAGACCGCCAAGCAGGTGCTCATCCAGCGCGTGCGCGACGAAGAACGCGACCTCATCTACAACGAGTTCAAGGACAAGAAGGGCGAGCTCATCAAGGGCGTCGTGCGACGCTTCGAGAAGGGGCAGAACCTCATCGTCGATCTCGGCCGCACCGAGGGCATCCTCCCGTTCCGCGAGCAGACCCCGCGCGAGTCGTATCGCCCCGGCGATCGCATCGTCGCGCTGTTGAAAGACATCGATCGCGAGGCGCGCGGTCCGCAGATCATCCTCTCGCGCTCGGACGCGAAGCTGGTCGAGAAGCTCTTCGAGAGCGAGGTCCCCGAGATCTACGAGGGGATCGTCCGCGTCGTGGCCTGCGCCCGCGAGGCCGGCGCGCGCTCGAAGATCGCCGTCGCGAGCCGTGACTCGGACGTCGATCCGGTGGGCGCGTGCGTGGGCATGAAGGGCTCACGCGTGCAGGCGGTGGTGCAGGAGCTGCGCGGCGAGAAGATCGACATCGTGCCGTACGACCGCGATCCCGCGCGCTTCGTGTGCGCGGCGATCCAGCCCGCCGAGGTGCTCAAGGTCATCGTCGACGAGGCCGACAAACGCATGGAGCTCGTCGTTCCCGACGAGAAGCTCTCGCTCGCGATCGGCCGCAAGGGCCAGAACGTGCGCCTCGCGGCGCAGCTCACCGCGTGGAAGCTCGACATCATCAGCGACACGAAGTTCAAGCAGATGGAGGAGGAGGCGATCGCCCAGCTCCAGCGGCTCGACGGCGTGAGCGACGCGGTCGCGCGGAGCATGTATCGCCAGGGCTTCCGGGCGCTCGAGGAGCTGCTCGAGGCCTCGGAGGAGGAGCTCGTCGCCATCCCCGGGCTGGGCGGGGCCGAGGCGGCGGAGGCGATCAAGGCCTCGGCCGAGAAGACCATGGAGCGTCTGCGGCAGGAGCGCATCAGCAACGTCGCGAGCCGCACCGAGCCGCTGACCGAGCGAGATCGCCTGCTCTTCCTGCGCGGAGTCGGTGAGCGCACCGTGCAGCTCCTCGAGGAGGCGGGCTACCGCACCATCGAGGAGATCCTGCGCGAAGACGAGGACAAGCTCGCCATCAAGACGGGCCTCGGAATCAAGAAGGCGCGCGCGCTGAAGCAGGGGGCCGAGTCGTTCCTCGCCAACGAGTGGCACGAGATCTCCGACGTCCTCAAGCGCGCGCAGGCGCCGGGCTGA
- a CDS encoding ribosome maturation factor RimP, with protein MTSPEKLTSTVDLDRVRALAQPLAHASGAELVAIEWKSDGRGFVLRVLIDKAGSAERRASTQDSAVDLEVCADVSRALSAALDAADPDPVPGHYSLEVGSPGVERDLRGEADFVRFEGQKAKLRLSAPLLGQRVVVGLLSGVVDGHLRLALGGEAEPATVPLATITSARLVFELGAAPKQSKKTRK; from the coding sequence ATGACCTCACCTGAAAAGCTGACCTCCACCGTCGACCTCGATCGCGTGCGCGCCCTCGCGCAGCCGCTGGCGCACGCCTCGGGCGCCGAGCTCGTCGCGATCGAGTGGAAGTCGGACGGCCGCGGCTTCGTCCTGCGCGTGCTCATCGACAAAGCAGGCAGCGCCGAGCGCCGCGCCTCGACCCAGGACTCTGCCGTGGATCTCGAGGTGTGCGCCGACGTGTCTCGCGCGCTCTCGGCCGCCCTCGACGCCGCCGACCCCGACCCCGTCCCCGGTCACTACTCGCTCGAGGTCGGTTCACCTGGGGTCGAGCGCGACCTGCGGGGCGAGGCCGACTTCGTACGATTCGAGGGCCAGAAGGCCAAGCTCCGCCTCTCGGCGCCGCTGCTCGGCCAGCGCGTCGTCGTGGGCCTGCTCTCCGGTGTGGTCGACGGCCACCTCCGCCTCGCCCTCGGCGGCGAAGCCGAGCCGGCCACCGTCCCCCTCGCGACCATCACCTCGGCCCGGCTCGTGTTCGAGCTCGGCGCTGCTCCCAAACAGAGCAAAAAGACCCGAAAGTAA